In Devosia sp. 1566, a single genomic region encodes these proteins:
- a CDS encoding ABC transporter permease has product MTITSDTMAPPRVRRRRLPTELSILLVLLGIALTFEALGWIFIGQSFLLNQQRLTIMILQVSVVGIIAVGVTQVIITGGIDLSSGSVVGMTAMIAASFAQSADWARPVYPGLVSLPVVVPILIGLAIGTLAGVINGSLIAFTKIPPFIATLGMMVSARGVAKWYTKGQPVSGLTPEFTSIGFGIWPVLIFLGVALIFHIALRYTRYGKFTYAIGANPQAARVSGIDIERHLIKVYAIAGMLAGLAGLVTAARAQTAQSGMGVMYELDAIAAAVIGGTSLAGGQGRITGTVIGTIILGTMTSGFTFLRIDAYYQEIIKGMIIVAAVVADQYRQRKRKKV; this is encoded by the coding sequence ATGACCATCACATCCGATACCATGGCCCCGCCGCGGGTCCGCCGGCGCCGCTTGCCAACGGAACTCTCGATCCTGCTGGTTCTTCTGGGCATTGCCCTCACCTTTGAAGCCTTGGGCTGGATATTTATCGGCCAATCCTTCCTGCTCAATCAGCAGCGCCTCACCATCATGATCCTGCAGGTTTCGGTGGTGGGGATCATCGCGGTGGGCGTCACCCAGGTGATCATCACCGGCGGCATCGATTTGAGCTCTGGCTCGGTGGTGGGCATGACAGCGATGATTGCCGCGAGCTTTGCCCAGAGCGCCGATTGGGCGCGGCCAGTTTATCCGGGGCTGGTCAGCCTTCCCGTCGTGGTGCCGATCCTGATCGGGCTGGCGATCGGCACGCTGGCCGGGGTGATCAATGGCTCGCTGATCGCCTTCACCAAGATCCCGCCCTTTATTGCCACGCTTGGTATGATGGTTTCGGCGCGGGGTGTCGCCAAATGGTACACCAAGGGGCAGCCGGTTTCGGGGCTTACGCCAGAGTTCACCTCGATCGGCTTCGGGATCTGGCCGGTGCTGATCTTTTTGGGGGTGGCGCTGATCTTCCACATCGCGCTGCGCTATACGCGCTACGGCAAGTTCACCTATGCCATTGGCGCCAACCCGCAGGCGGCGCGCGTATCCGGCATCGATATCGAGCGCCACCTCATCAAGGTTTATGCCATTGCCGGCATGCTGGCGGGGCTCGCGGGCCTTGTCACCGCGGCCCGGGCGCAAACAGCGCAGTCGGGCATGGGGGTGATGTATGAACTCGATGCCATCGCTGCCGCCGTGATCGGCGGCACGTCGCTGGCGGGCGGGCAGGGGCGGATCACCGGCACGGTGATCGGTACGATTATCCTCGGGACGATGACGTCGGGATTCACCTTTTTGCGCATCGACGCCTACTACCAGGAGATCATCAAGGGCATGATCATCGTTGCGGCCGTGGTGGCCGACCAATATCGCCAGCGCAAGCGCAAGAAAGTCTAG
- the iolC gene encoding 5-dehydro-2-deoxygluconokinase: protein MRSSNPSTGDKPLDVITIGRASVDLYGQQIGTRLEDIGSFAKSVGGCPANIAVGTARLGLKSALITRVGNEQMGRFIREQLEREGVQTAGVHTDPERLTALVLLSVEAEGVSPMIFYRTDCADMALSEDDIDESFIASAGAVIVTGTHFSRPHSEAAQKKAIRLAKAHGARVGFDIDYRPNLWGLAGHEAGFSRYVASDVVSEKYKSVLPDCDLIVGTEEEVLIASGEADLPAALRTIRTLSDATIVLKRGPMGCIVYDGPIPDNLEDGIVGKGFPIEVYNVLGAGDAFMSGWLRGWLRGEDHATSATWANACGAFAVSRLLCSPEYPSWAELNHFLAKGSSERALRKDAELNHIHWATTGRRQIPSLMALAIDHRSQLEDLAGGDPQKLARIPAFKALAVKAAAAIAGGRPGFGMLLDDKYGRDALFAAAALPDFWIGRPVELPGSRPLRFEFSQDLGSRLVDWPVDHCLKVLCFYHPDDPADLKRDQIDKLRTAYEAARKVGRDILVEIIAGKHGPIADDTISRAMSEIYAAGVKPDWWKLETQKSTVAWSAIDAVIEGNDPYCRGVVLLGLEAPHDVLEAGFSTARNSRWVKGFAVGRTIFADAARQWLAGTMSDEEAVADMAQRFGALVEVWERLGESRAA, encoded by the coding sequence GTGAGGAGTTCAAACCCCAGCACCGGGGATAAGCCCCTCGACGTCATCACCATTGGGCGCGCCTCCGTTGACCTCTATGGCCAGCAGATCGGCACCCGCCTCGAAGACATTGGCAGCTTCGCTAAATCCGTCGGCGGCTGCCCCGCCAATATCGCCGTCGGCACCGCGCGGCTGGGGCTTAAATCGGCGCTGATCACCCGCGTCGGCAACGAACAGATGGGCCGCTTCATCCGCGAACAGCTCGAACGCGAAGGCGTGCAGACCGCCGGCGTTCATACCGATCCCGAGCGCCTCACCGCTCTGGTGCTGCTGTCGGTGGAAGCCGAGGGCGTCTCGCCCATGATCTTTTACCGCACCGATTGCGCGGACATGGCGCTGTCCGAGGACGATATCGACGAAAGCTTCATCGCTTCGGCTGGCGCCGTGATCGTCACCGGCACCCATTTCTCCCGCCCCCACAGCGAAGCGGCCCAGAAAAAGGCCATCCGCCTCGCCAAGGCCCATGGCGCCCGCGTCGGCTTCGATATCGATTACCGCCCCAATCTCTGGGGCCTGGCCGGGCATGAAGCGGGCTTCTCGCGCTATGTCGCCTCGGATGTTGTCAGCGAAAAATACAAGAGCGTCTTGCCCGATTGCGACCTGATCGTGGGCACCGAGGAAGAAGTGCTGATCGCCTCGGGCGAGGCCGATCTGCCGGCGGCCCTACGCACCATCCGCACCCTTTCGGATGCCACGATCGTCCTCAAGCGCGGCCCCATGGGCTGCATCGTTTATGACGGCCCCATCCCCGACAACCTCGAGGATGGCATTGTCGGCAAGGGCTTCCCCATCGAGGTCTACAATGTCCTGGGGGCCGGCGATGCCTTCATGAGCGGCTGGCTCCGCGGCTGGCTGCGCGGCGAGGATCATGCCACCAGCGCCACCTGGGCCAATGCCTGCGGCGCATTTGCGGTGTCGCGCCTCCTCTGCTCGCCCGAATATCCCAGCTGGGCCGAGCTCAACCACTTCCTCGCCAAGGGCAGCAGCGAACGCGCCCTGCGCAAGGATGCCGAGCTCAACCACATCCATTGGGCCACGACCGGCCGCCGCCAGATCCCCAGCCTCATGGCCCTGGCCATCGATCACCGCAGCCAGCTCGAGGATCTTGCCGGCGGCGATCCGCAAAAACTGGCCCGCATCCCCGCCTTCAAGGCCCTGGCCGTCAAGGCCGCTGCCGCAATCGCTGGGGGTCGCCCGGGCTTTGGCATGCTGCTCGACGACAAATATGGCCGCGATGCCCTGTTCGCCGCAGCCGCCCTGCCCGACTTCTGGATTGGCCGCCCCGTCGAGCTGCCCGGCTCCCGGCCCCTGCGCTTCGAGTTCAGCCAGGACCTTGGCTCGCGCCTCGTGGATTGGCCAGTCGACCACTGCCTCAAGGTGCTCTGCTTTTATCACCCCGACGACCCCGCCGATCTCAAGCGTGACCAGATCGACAAGCTGCGCACCGCCTACGAGGCCGCCCGCAAGGTCGGACGCGACATTCTGGTTGAGATCATTGCCGGCAAGCACGGCCCCATCGCCGACGACACGATCAGCCGCGCCATGAGCGAGATCTATGCCGCCGGCGTCAAGCCCGACTGGTGGAAGCTCGAAACCCAGAAGAGCACCGTGGCCTGGTCTGCCATCGACGCAGTGATCGAGGGCAATGACCCTTATTGTCGAGGCGTGGTGCTGCTGGGCCTTGAAGCGCCGCACGATGTGCTGGAAGCTGGCTTCTCGACGGCTCGCAATTCGCGCTGGGTCAAAGGCTTTGCGGTGGGCCGCACCATCTTCGCCGACGCCGCCAGACAATGGCTCGCCGGCACCATGAGCGACGAGGAGGCAGTCGCCGACATGGCTCAGCGGTTCGGCGCGCTGGTAGAGGTATGGGAGCGGCTGGGCGAAAGCCGGGCGGCTTGA
- the iolG gene encoding inositol 2-dehydrogenase, producing the protein MTVRFGLLGAGRIGKVHAKAITANSQAQLVAVADAFPQAATDLAGVYGAEIRSTEQILNAADIDAVVICTPTDTHADLIEQFARAGKAIFCEKPIDLDVARVRACLSVVDAEGATLMVGFNRRFDPHFTAVKEVIDRHEIGQVEMVTIVSRDPGAPPVDYIKRSGGIFRDMTIHDFDMARFLLGEEIESVTAQASVLVDPAIGEAGDFDSVSVMLQTATGKHATISNSRRATYGYDQRIEVHGSKGSVAAENQRPVSIEVANASGYTRPPLHDFFMTRYTEAYAREIEAFIDAVQAKAPASPSGLDGLIALALADAALRSVREGRTVKLTEIMPNS; encoded by the coding sequence ATGACGGTTCGTTTCGGCCTGCTGGGTGCTGGCCGCATTGGCAAGGTGCATGCCAAGGCGATCACTGCCAATTCCCAGGCGCAACTGGTGGCGGTGGCCGACGCCTTCCCGCAGGCTGCCACCGATCTGGCGGGGGTTTATGGCGCCGAGATCCGCAGCACCGAGCAGATCCTCAACGCCGCCGATATCGATGCGGTGGTGATCTGCACGCCCACCGACACTCATGCCGATCTGATCGAGCAGTTTGCTCGTGCGGGCAAGGCGATCTTTTGCGAGAAGCCGATCGATCTCGATGTGGCTCGGGTGCGGGCATGCCTATCCGTGGTGGATGCGGAAGGCGCGACGCTGATGGTGGGCTTCAACCGCAGGTTCGACCCGCACTTCACCGCGGTCAAGGAGGTGATCGACCGGCACGAGATCGGGCAGGTGGAGATGGTCACTATCGTGTCGCGCGATCCCGGGGCGCCGCCGGTCGATTACATCAAGCGCTCTGGCGGCATTTTCCGCGACATGACGATCCATGATTTCGACATGGCGCGGTTCCTGCTGGGCGAAGAGATCGAGAGCGTTACCGCGCAGGCCTCCGTGCTGGTCGATCCGGCTATCGGAGAGGCCGGTGATTTCGACAGCGTTTCGGTGATGCTGCAGACCGCCACGGGCAAGCACGCCACGATCTCCAACTCCCGGCGCGCCACCTATGGCTATGACCAGCGCATTGAGGTGCATGGCTCCAAGGGGTCGGTGGCGGCTGAGAACCAGCGTCCAGTGTCGATCGAGGTCGCCAATGCCTCGGGCTATACCCGCCCGCCGCTGCACGACTTCTTCATGACGCGCTATACCGAAGCCTATGCGCGCGAAATCGAGGCCTTTATCGATGCGGTGCAAGCCAAGGCACCGGCGTCGCCAAGCGGACTCGATGGGCTGATCGCGCTGGCGCTGGCCGATGCGGCGCTCCGATCCGTGCGGGAGGGCCGCACGGTCAAGCTCACTGAAATTATGCCCAACAGCTAA
- a CDS encoding Gfo/Idh/MocA family oxidoreductase, translating into MDNSIGVGLIGTGYMGKCHALAWTGVKAVFGDRPRPRLVHLAEVDAGLAARRAEEFGFERSTVDWRVLVTDPDVEVVSITTPNAFHAEMAVAALEAGKHVWCEKPMAVTLADAERMTAAARASGKTAVLGYNYIQNPMIRQIGAILAEGTIGTVNHVRLEMDEDFMADPEAPFFWKNELAAGYGAIDDFGVHPLSLLQVLFGLPSRVFANLSKPYPDRPNREGGRRSVENWDVSSILFELGPEISGLMALSRTAWGRKGRIALQIFGSKGSIAYDQERLNELQLYVTSDKPSEQGFRTILSGPRHPPYDRFVPAAGHTLGFNDLKIIECHELLRAIAGEPARVIDFESGLQIEQAVHAMGQSHREQRWVEID; encoded by the coding sequence ATGGATAATTCGATTGGTGTGGGCCTGATCGGCACCGGCTATATGGGCAAATGCCATGCGCTGGCATGGACCGGCGTCAAGGCGGTGTTCGGCGATCGGCCGCGGCCGCGCCTGGTGCATCTGGCAGAGGTGGATGCGGGATTGGCGGCGCGCCGGGCCGAGGAGTTCGGGTTCGAGCGCTCAACCGTGGATTGGCGCGTACTCGTGACCGACCCCGATGTCGAGGTGGTGTCGATCACCACGCCCAATGCGTTTCACGCGGAGATGGCGGTGGCGGCGCTCGAAGCGGGCAAGCATGTGTGGTGCGAAAAGCCGATGGCGGTGACGCTGGCCGATGCCGAGCGGATGACCGCGGCGGCCCGGGCCTCAGGCAAGACAGCGGTGCTGGGCTACAACTATATTCAAAATCCCATGATCCGGCAGATCGGGGCGATCCTCGCCGAGGGCACGATTGGCACGGTCAATCATGTCCGGCTGGAGATGGACGAGGATTTCATGGCTGATCCCGAGGCGCCGTTCTTCTGGAAGAACGAGCTGGCGGCGGGCTATGGCGCGATCGACGATTTCGGGGTGCATCCGCTCAGCCTCCTGCAGGTGCTGTTCGGCCTGCCCAGCCGGGTGTTCGCCAATCTCAGCAAGCCCTATCCTGACCGGCCCAACCGCGAGGGCGGGCGGCGCAGTGTCGAGAACTGGGATGTCAGCAGTATTCTGTTTGAACTCGGGCCCGAGATCAGCGGCCTCATGGCGCTGAGCCGCACCGCGTGGGGGCGCAAGGGGCGGATCGCGCTGCAGATCTTTGGCAGCAAGGGCAGCATCGCCTATGACCAGGAGCGGCTCAACGAGCTGCAGCTTTATGTGACGAGCGACAAGCCAAGCGAGCAGGGGTTCCGCACCATCCTGTCGGGACCGCGGCATCCGCCTTATGACCGCTTCGTGCCGGCGGCAGGGCATACATTGGGATTCAACGATCTCAAGATCATCGAATGCCACGAATTGCTGCGGGCGATTGCCGGCGAGCCGGCGCGGGTGATCGATTTCGAGAGTGGGCTGCAGATCGAGCAGGCGGTGCATGCGATGGGTCAGTCGCATCGCGAGCAGCGCTGGGTGGAGATCGACTAG
- the iolD gene encoding 3D-(3,5/4)-trihydroxycyclohexane-1,2-dione acylhydrolase (decyclizing) codes for MSQQTVRLTMAQAVARFLTKQMTVVDGETVPIFGGVFAIFGHGNVAGIGEALYGVRDTLPTYRGQNEQGMAHAAIGFAKASFRRRFMAVTSSIGPGALNMVTAAALAHVNRLPLLLLPGDVFANRLPDPVLQQVENWGDGTTSANDCFRPVSRYFDRITRPEQIIPALRRAMQVLTDPAECGPVTLSLCQDVQAEAYDYPESFFAEKIWTIRRIMPDGDEFAQAATALLHAKKPVIISGGGTLYSLATDTLRNFAERYGVPVMETQSGKSSLPHDHPLNMGSVGVTGSSASNKLAEEADVVLAVGTRLQDFTTGSWALFKNPDLKIIGLNVQPFDAQKHAALPLVADARAGLEALNAALTGWQADPEWTDRAHAEKDEWLTAADAVTAVTNAELPSDAQVIGAVQRARPGATLVCASGGLPGELHKLWKAEGPGSYHMEYGFSTMGYEIAGGLGVKLARPKDDVVVMLGDGSYMMLNSEIVSAIMLGAKLTIVLLDNAGFGCINRLQMATGGANFNNLLKDTRHTTLPNIDFAAHAAAMGAVSRKVASISELEAALQETETSTQTTVIVIDTDPLIATEAGGHWWDVAVPEVSDRPQVNAAREAYVVALKAQQVG; via the coding sequence ATGAGCCAGCAAACTGTTCGACTAACCATGGCCCAGGCCGTGGCCCGGTTCCTGACCAAGCAGATGACGGTGGTCGACGGGGAAACCGTGCCCATCTTCGGCGGTGTGTTCGCCATTTTCGGACACGGCAATGTCGCCGGGATCGGCGAGGCGCTCTATGGCGTCCGCGACACCTTGCCGACCTATCGCGGCCAGAACGAGCAGGGCATGGCTCATGCCGCCATTGGCTTTGCCAAGGCGAGTTTTCGCCGCCGCTTCATGGCTGTCACGAGCTCCATCGGCCCGGGCGCGCTCAACATGGTCACGGCTGCCGCCCTTGCCCATGTCAATCGTCTGCCGCTGCTGCTCCTGCCCGGCGATGTCTTTGCCAATCGCCTCCCCGATCCCGTGCTGCAGCAGGTCGAAAACTGGGGCGACGGCACGACTTCGGCCAATGACTGCTTCCGCCCGGTGAGCCGCTATTTCGATCGCATCACCCGCCCCGAGCAGATCATTCCCGCCCTGCGCCGCGCCATGCAGGTGCTGACCGATCCGGCCGAATGCGGCCCGGTGACTCTCAGCCTCTGCCAGGATGTGCAGGCCGAGGCCTACGATTACCCAGAGAGCTTTTTTGCCGAAAAGATCTGGACCATCCGCCGCATCATGCCCGATGGCGACGAGTTCGCCCAGGCCGCCACGGCGCTGCTGCACGCAAAAAAGCCGGTGATCATCTCGGGCGGCGGCACGCTCTATTCGCTAGCCACCGACACCCTGCGCAACTTCGCCGAACGCTATGGCGTGCCGGTGATGGAAACCCAGTCAGGCAAATCGAGCCTCCCCCACGATCATCCCCTCAACATGGGCTCGGTCGGCGTCACCGGCAGTTCCGCGTCCAACAAGCTCGCCGAAGAAGCCGATGTGGTGCTTGCCGTCGGCACGCGGCTGCAGGATTTCACCACCGGCTCCTGGGCCCTGTTCAAGAACCCCGATCTCAAGATCATCGGCCTCAATGTGCAGCCCTTCGATGCGCAAAAGCACGCCGCTCTGCCGCTCGTCGCCGATGCCCGAGCGGGCCTCGAGGCGCTCAATGCCGCCCTTACCGGCTGGCAGGCCGATCCCGAATGGACCGACAGGGCCCACGCCGAAAAGGACGAATGGCTCACGGCCGCCGACGCCGTTACCGCCGTGACCAATGCCGAGCTGCCCTCCGACGCCCAGGTGATCGGCGCCGTGCAGCGGGCTCGCCCCGGCGCCACCCTGGTCTGTGCCTCGGGCGGCCTGCCCGGCGAATTGCACAAGCTCTGGAAGGCCGAAGGCCCCGGCAGCTACCACATGGAATATGGCTTTTCGACCATGGGCTACGAGATCGCCGGCGGCCTCGGCGTGAAGCTCGCCCGCCCGAAGGACGACGTGGTCGTCATGCTGGGCGATGGCAGCTACATGATGCTCAATTCCGAGATCGTCAGCGCCATTATGCTGGGCGCCAAGCTTACGATCGTGCTGCTCGACAATGCCGGCTTTGGCTGCATCAATCGGCTGCAGATGGCCACCGGCGGCGCCAACTTCAACAATCTCCTCAAGGACACCCGGCACACCACCCTGCCCAATATCGACTTTGCCGCTCATGCCGCTGCGATGGGGGCCGTCTCGCGCAAGGTGGCCTCGATCAGCGAGTTGGAAGCGGCGCTGCAGGAAACCGAAACCTCCACCCAGACCACGGTGATCGTCATCGACACCGATCCCCTGATCGCCACCGAAGCGGGCGGGCACTGGTGGGACGTGGCCGTGCCCGAAGTTAGCGATCGCCCCCAGGTCAACGCCGCCCGCGAAGCCTATGTGGTAGCGCTCAAAGCCCAGCAGGTGGGCTAG
- the iolE gene encoding myo-inosose-2 dehydratase: MKAKLGMSPIAWWNDDLAELSDDVSLEECLRQSRSAGFTGMEKGRRFPEDPATMLPILRAADVTLCGGWFSGTLVDEELAANQDRIAPMIELFKAVGAPCIVYGEVGRSIQGDRSKPLAAKPRLSDDEMRAYAARVTRFGEWCADQGMPLSYHHHMAAVVETEAELDAFMRHSGPGIPLLLDAGHLAFAGGDVLRAIENHHARINHVHVKDVRLDVINSLDRSRQSFLDAVALGAFTVPGDGSLDFGAIVQRLADYGYEGWFVVEAEQDPRQNPPLRMAQIGHAELMRVMTAAGYTVETQGFPNGQAFS, from the coding sequence ATGAAAGCCAAGCTTGGCATGTCCCCCATCGCCTGGTGGAACGACGACCTCGCCGAACTCAGCGATGACGTGTCGCTAGAGGAATGCCTGCGCCAGTCGCGTTCGGCGGGCTTTACCGGCATGGAAAAAGGCCGCCGCTTCCCCGAAGACCCCGCCACCATGCTGCCCATCCTGCGGGCCGCCGATGTCACGCTCTGCGGCGGCTGGTTTTCCGGCACCCTCGTCGACGAGGAACTGGCCGCCAACCAGGATCGCATCGCCCCCATGATCGAGCTCTTCAAGGCGGTGGGCGCACCCTGCATTGTTTATGGCGAAGTCGGACGCTCCATCCAGGGCGACCGCTCCAAGCCGCTCGCCGCCAAGCCCCGCCTGTCCGATGATGAAATGAGGGCCTATGCCGCCCGGGTCACCCGCTTTGGCGAATGGTGCGCCGACCAGGGCATGCCCCTGAGCTACCATCACCACATGGCCGCGGTGGTTGAAACGGAGGCCGAACTCGACGCCTTCATGCGCCATTCCGGCCCCGGCATTCCGCTGCTGCTCGATGCCGGCCATCTGGCCTTTGCCGGCGGCGATGTGCTGCGCGCCATCGAAAACCACCACGCCCGCATCAATCATGTCCACGTCAAGGATGTCCGCCTCGACGTCATCAATTCGCTTGATCGCTCGCGCCAGTCCTTCCTCGATGCCGTAGCCCTTGGCGCCTTCACCGTGCCGGGCGATGGCTCGCTCGACTTCGGCGCCATCGTGCAGCGCTTGGCCGATTACGGTTATGAAGGCTGGTTCGTGGTCGAAGCCGAGCAGGACCCGCGCCAGAACCCGCCACTGCGGATGGCGCAAATTGGTCATGCCGAACTTATGCGCGTCATGACCGCCGCGGGTTACACTGTAGAAACACAAGGCTTTCCCAACGGGCAGGCTTTTTCGTAA
- a CDS encoding MurR/RpiR family transcriptional regulator, whose translation MTDAAAKPLTPADYDALRATILERKNELPKRLTQVAAYALDNPDEIAFGTAASIALSADVQPSTLVRFAQHFGFDGFSGLQQLFRARLRERTSSYEERLRTLEQDGTARAESTNIFNGFLAAAHRSIDAIGAAVDPDSFERAVTLLARADTIYLIAKRRSYPISSYMAYAFGKLRVSCQLVGTANGMDDDLLAMATPRDAAFAVSFSPYAPESAAQARTLAARDIPVVSLTDSAFSPLAECSREWFEVVEADHAGFRSLSASMAFAMALTVSIAEQRRRA comes from the coding sequence ATGACTGACGCCGCTGCCAAGCCCCTCACCCCTGCCGACTACGATGCCCTGCGCGCCACCATTCTCGAGCGCAAGAACGAGCTGCCCAAGCGGCTGACCCAGGTAGCCGCCTATGCCCTCGACAATCCCGACGAGATCGCCTTCGGTACCGCCGCCAGCATCGCCCTCTCGGCCGATGTCCAACCCTCGACCCTGGTGCGCTTCGCCCAGCATTTCGGCTTTGACGGCTTTTCCGGCCTGCAACAGCTCTTTCGCGCCCGCCTGCGCGAACGCACCTCATCCTATGAGGAGCGCCTGCGCACCCTCGAGCAGGACGGGACGGCGCGGGCGGAGAGCACCAATATCTTCAACGGCTTTTTGGCGGCGGCACACCGCTCCATTGATGCCATCGGCGCCGCTGTCGATCCGGACAGCTTTGAGCGGGCGGTAACGCTGCTGGCCAGGGCCGACACCATCTACCTCATCGCCAAGCGCCGCTCCTACCCCATCAGCAGCTACATGGCCTATGCCTTCGGCAAGCTGCGCGTAAGCTGCCAACTCGTGGGCACCGCCAATGGGATGGATGACGACCTTCTCGCCATGGCCACCCCCCGCGACGCCGCTTTTGCGGTGAGTTTTTCGCCCTACGCGCCCGAAAGCGCCGCCCAGGCGCGCACCCTCGCGGCGCGAGATATCCCCGTTGTTTCCCTCACCGACTCCGCCTTTTCGCCCCTCGCGGAATGCTCGCGCGAATGGTTCGAAGTGGTGGAAGCCGACCATGCCGGGTTCCGCTCCCTTTCCGCGAGCATGGCCTTTGCCATGGCCCTGACCGTCAGCATCGCCGAACAGCGCCGCCGCGCCTAA
- a CDS encoding LysR family transcriptional regulator, translated as MLDLNDLYFFHSVATHGGFTAAGRATGTPKATLSKRVAQLEAQLGVRLLERTTRHLRLTEVGRAVFEQAETMLAGAEGAQAVAAQAQTEPNGIVRLSCPQALLDELINELLPEFLARYSRVRVQVKVIDRAADLVEDGVDVAIRARSSLDSDPNLIVRRLGQARGVLVASPALVEAVRHPITIDTLSQLPTLSSLNVHEEVDWLLTGPDGETRQIRSRPRLMCSSFVVLRTSAIAGLGVTVLPEYAAAPAFARGELVHLLPGWYTPDGIVHAVFSSRKGLVPAVRVLLDYLAGAVPERLATCERLADQANAAA; from the coding sequence ATGCTCGATCTGAACGATCTCTACTTCTTCCACTCCGTTGCCACCCATGGCGGCTTCACCGCTGCCGGCCGAGCTACGGGCACGCCCAAGGCAACGTTGAGCAAGCGCGTAGCCCAGCTCGAAGCCCAGCTCGGCGTACGCCTGCTGGAGCGCACCACGCGTCACTTACGGCTCACCGAAGTCGGCCGCGCCGTCTTCGAGCAGGCGGAAACCATGTTGGCCGGTGCCGAAGGCGCCCAGGCCGTCGCCGCGCAAGCTCAGACCGAGCCCAACGGCATCGTCCGTCTCAGCTGTCCCCAGGCCCTGCTTGATGAACTGATCAACGAGCTCCTCCCCGAATTCCTCGCCCGTTATTCGCGGGTTCGCGTGCAGGTCAAGGTCATCGACCGGGCTGCCGATCTGGTCGAGGACGGCGTCGATGTCGCCATTCGGGCCCGTTCGAGCCTGGATTCCGACCCCAACTTGATCGTGCGCCGTCTTGGGCAGGCCCGGGGCGTCCTTGTCGCCAGCCCCGCCTTGGTAGAAGCGGTGCGTCACCCCATCACTATCGATACCCTGTCGCAGCTGCCCACCTTATCCTCTCTCAACGTCCACGAGGAGGTAGACTGGCTTTTAACCGGGCCCGATGGCGAAACCCGCCAGATCCGCAGTCGACCGCGCTTGATGTGCAGCAGCTTTGTTGTTCTGCGCACCAGCGCCATTGCCGGCCTGGGCGTCACTGTCTTGCCTGAATATGCCGCGGCCCCCGCCTTTGCCCGCGGCGAATTGGTGCATTTGCTTCCCGGCTGGTACACGCCGGATGGCATCGTTCATGCCGTTTTTTCGTCACGCAAAGGTCTTGTTCCGGCTGTAAGGGTCTTGCTGGATTACCTCGCCGGCGCAGTACCCGAGCGGCTCGCCACCTGCGAGCGATTGGCCGATCAGGCCAACGCGGCAGCCTGA
- the iolB gene encoding 5-deoxy-glucuronate isomerase yields the protein MSQSSLRVRPMAKTGLVHDVTPASAGWSHVGFALHKLEVGQVAGGEAGINELCLVFVSGKARVSVDGVDLGELGERMSPFEGAPWAVYLPMGSEWVVDATTPLELAVCSAPGGGAYTAQVIEPGRHPRITRGKGANVRHVYNIMPEDDGAANALLVVEVITPQGNTSSYPPHKHDTDNLPHESQLEETYFHRLNPPQGFAMQRVYTDDRSLDEALVIEDGDVTLVPRGYHPVATTAGYDLYYLNVMAGPKRIWKFHNAPEHEWLLK from the coding sequence ATGAGCCAGAGCAGTCTACGCGTCCGCCCGATGGCCAAGACGGGCCTGGTGCATGATGTAACCCCCGCTTCGGCGGGCTGGAGCCATGTCGGTTTCGCCCTCCACAAGCTCGAGGTCGGCCAGGTGGCGGGCGGCGAGGCGGGCATCAACGAACTCTGCCTCGTCTTCGTCAGCGGCAAGGCCCGCGTTTCGGTGGATGGGGTCGATCTGGGGGAACTCGGCGAGCGCATGTCGCCCTTCGAGGGCGCACCCTGGGCCGTTTACCTGCCGATGGGCAGCGAATGGGTGGTGGACGCGACCACCCCGCTCGAACTGGCGGTCTGCTCGGCCCCCGGCGGCGGCGCTTACACCGCCCAGGTGATCGAGCCGGGCCGGCATCCCCGCATCACCCGCGGCAAGGGCGCCAATGTCCGGCATGTCTACAACATCATGCCCGAGGATGACGGCGCGGCTAACGCGCTGCTGGTGGTCGAAGTGATCACCCCACAGGGCAACACCTCGTCCTACCCGCCCCACAAGCATGACACGGACAATCTCCCTCATGAAAGCCAGCTGGAGGAGACCTATTTCCACCGGCTCAACCCGCCCCAGGGCTTTGCCATGCAGCGGGTTTACACCGACGATCGCAGCCTTGATGAAGCGCTGGTGATCGAGGATGGCGACGTCACGCTCGTGCCGCGCGGCTACCATCCTGTGGCGACCACCGCTGGCTACGACCTTTATTATCTCAACGTCATGGCCGGGCCCAAGCGCATCTGGAAATTCCACAATGCGCCTGAGCATGAGTGGCTGCTGAAATAG